CGGGCTGGCTGTATGTGGACGCCGGCACCGGCGCGGTGTCGTCCCCGCGGCCGGTGGCCAGCGGCAGGCCCCGCACCGTGCGGCTGGACGTCGAGGGCGTCGCATGGGACACCAGCCTCCGGGGCACAGACGCTGTCGGGGCTGGTACCCGCAGTGCGGTGCTGGTTCGGCATCTGGAGCCGGTGGTGACCGGCGGCGGGTGCGCCCTGGTGTGCTGCACAACGGTGGCGGAGGCGCAGCGTACGTATCGGCTGCTGCAGGACCGGTTCCCCGAGTTGGCGGCGGAGCCGGATGGGCTGATGCTGCTGCATTCGCGGTATCCGGCGCAGCGCCGCAAGGAGATCACCGACGCCTGCGAGGCGGCGTTCGGCAAGCCCCGGTCCGATGACGCGCCGGGCCGGCGGCCGCGGCGGGCGATCTTGGTGGCCACGCAGGTGGTGGAGCAGTCACTCGACCTGGACTTCGACCTGGTGGTGACGGATCTGGCACCGCTGGCACAGCTGTTGCAGCGGGCGGGCCGGTGCATGCGACACGAGCGCGAGGGGCGCCCGGCTTGGGTGGGTGACGATCCTCGGTTGGTCGTCCTGGAACCCGCCGTCGACGGGCAGGTCGCGGTGCCGCGCACGTGGGGGACCGTCTACGACGCTGCGCTGCTGCGCCGGACCTCGGTGTTGTTGCGGGAGTCGCAGACGGCGGGGATCGCGGTGCCCGGCGATGTGCAGCGGCTTGTCGATGCCGTCTATGCGCAGGACTTCGCGGACCGGCTGCCGGCCGCGGCGGCCGACCAGCTGCGTCGGCAGGACGCCGAGCGTGAGGCGTCGGAGCTGGCCGAGAAGCAGTTGGCCGCGATGACGACCGTGCCGCCGCCCACCGGCCTGGTGAACCTGGCCAAATTGAGCGGCGAACGCACAGATCTGCTGGACGAGGCGTTGGTGACCACCCGGCTGGGCGCGGACTCCGAGCGGGCCGTGTGCCTGTACCGGCAGCCCGACGGAGGCTGGACGCTCGATCCGCAAGGCGAGATCCCCGTTCCGGCCGCCGATCGTGCCGGCGGCGGCAAGCGACTGGAAAGGGACGGTGTCCGGGCGGTCATGCGCCAGACCGTGCCGATTCCGGGCCGGTGGCTGGCAGGGCGCGGCCCCGACCAGGAAGTACCCGCGGGGTGGGCGGACCAGCCGGTCCTGTCCGACCTGGTGGTCCTGCGCATGACCCCGACCCCGCAGCAGCAGCTGGACGGGGATCCGCCCGGCAGCAGCTGGTCGTGCCGGGTCGGCGACCACACGCTGACGATGTCCGACATCGGACTTCGTCGATCGGCCTGAAACCCCATCACTCTTGCCATAGTGTGGCCTCACCCTTTCGGCGTACCCGGTACGCCGAAAGGGCTCTACCCCCGCTCGCGCGGGGAATCGGCCAGCAGTTCGAGGCTTTGACACCCCGTCACTCGGCTCACCCCTGCCTGCGCAGGGATGCAGGAAGCCTACCCATTTCCTTTTCGGAGGCCCTATGCCTGTCGCTGACCTCTACGACCTTTGGGACCGGCCGGCGGTGCCGGTCCGCTGGGCGGAGCACGCGCCGCCCGACGACCGACCCGAAACGGTCGGGTTCCGGGACCTATTGACGCGCGCTCACGAGATCGCCGGCATCGCGGTGCCGTTGCCGCCCGCGTTGTCGGCCCTGTACCGGGTGCTGTACGCGCTGACGGCCCGCGTCACCGGCCTGGACGCGCCGGACGGGTGGCACGAGCGCCGCTACGAGGTGCTGGACCAGGGCCAGTTCACGCCGGAATGCGTCGACGTCTACGCCGACCGCTACCGTGACCGGCTCCGTCTCTACGACCCGCAGCGCCCGTTCCTGCAGGACCCGCGGCTGGCAGAGCAGTGCGACAAGCCGGCCGGAGTGAACAAGCTGGTCACGACCCGGCCGTCGGGTTCCAACCACTCCTGGTTCCAGCACGCCGTCGACTCCCGGCCCGACCACCTCAGCTCCGCGGACGCACTGCAGCACCTGCTGGTGTGGCGGTACTACGGTCCGTCCGGCCGGTGCTCGGCCCGGACCGTCGGCGGGAAGAAAGAGGCGAATTCGACTGCCGGGCCGCTGCGCAGCGCCCTGTCCTACCACCCGGTGGGCCGGACCCTGTTCGAGACGCTGCTGGCGGGAGTGGTCGAACCCGACCCGTACGCCCGCCCCGAGGTGGATCTGTGCCCGTGGGAGCGCGATGACCTGCCCGACCCGCGCACCCTCAACAATGTCGTCACCGGACAGCTGTCCGGTCTGACCGCCCGCTCCCAGCATGCGCTGCTCCTGGTTCCCGACGACACCGGCCTTGAGGTGAGGGACGCCTACATCACGTGGGCGTTCCGGGACAGGCTGCCGCGGGACGACGACTTCCTGATCTGGCAGATCAGCCAGGCCGGCAACCCCTACGCCCGGTACGCGGATTCCGGGCGGGCGCTGTGGCGTGACCTGGACGCGCTACTGCTGAAGGAGTCCCCGGGCAAAGAGGTCCGGCGGCCTCGCGTGTTCGACAGCGCCGTGGACCTGGGCCTGGAGGACCTGCGGGTGCAGGCACTGGGGATCGAGCAGGAGGGCCAGGCCAAGGACACCCAGCTGGTGTCGGCGTCGACGCCCCCGGTCCTGTCGCTGGCCGAGGAACGCGACCCTGAGGCCGCCCGCATGATCGCCGGCTTGCGGATCAGCGGGGAGGCGGCCGGGTCACGGCTGAACCGGGCCACCAAGCAGGCCTGGGCAGTCTTCAGCAACGCACGCAAGGCCGAGGACTGCGCATGGTCGCGGGACGCGGCAGCACGGTACTGGCCGGCTGCGGAGGCGGAGTTCTGGCAGCGGCTCGGCGAGCGGCGTTTCGACGGCGCCGCACGGTCCTTCCGGCAGATCGCCGAAGGCGTCTACCACCAGGTCACACAGACCGCGGCCGGCACCCTGCGCGGCGCGAAAGCACGCGAGAGCGCCCGCATCGAACTGTACGGAGGACGCCCCAAGAAGCCTGCCGCGCAGGCTGCCCGCACCCCTGCCGCAGCAGGCGGCACCGAGACGGAGACCCCATGACAGACACCCACACCAGCGCGGCACCGGCACCAACCGCCGACGCCGGCTCACCATCACCCTGGCTGACACAGGCCAGGGGCTTCGTCGCCCGCATCGAAGCGGTCTGCGCCGCCGACCCGGGCGCGCGCGCCGCGCTGCGCAGCGGCCTGGGCAAGCCGCTGGACGAGGTGCCGCGGATGCACCGCATCGTCGCCCCCCTGCTCCCGCTGTCGGTGCGGGACGACGACACGCAGCGCGCCTTCTACACCTTGGCGTCGCTGATCGCCGCGCAGAAGTCCGAGGTGCTGCGGGCCGACCGCGCCGCCCCGGTCGCTGCTGCCACAAACACCAGTGGCGATGACCTGCCCGCACCGGTTCCCTCCCCCTACGGCCCCTCCCTGGGGCTGACGTTCGCCGCGGCGGTCTCGGCGGACGGCCGCAACGGACTGCGGGAGAACACCGCCGAAACCAGGCTGAACCTGCTCACCCGGCAGAGCACGCCGGGACTGCACCGCCACCTGCCCGCAGCAGTGCGGCAGCTGTGCGACAAGAAGACGCCACCGGACTGGGCCCAACTCCTGGTCCACCTGCGGGCCTGGCCGCGCGACCGCAAGAAGATCGGCCGCCGCTGGCTCCAGGACTTCTACCGCGCCCGCCACAAGGCAGCCCTCGACGCCGCCCGCGAAGCGGCCGACACGCTGCCCGACCATCCCACCGACGACCAGCCGTAACCCCTGCACCGGCCGACCCGGCCCGCAACCCATCACATGCAAAGGAAACCTGCCATGACCCAGCAGCCCGCCGCCGGCATCCCCGGACGCTTCATCTGCATCCACGTCCTGCAGTCCGTCCCCTACTCCAACCTCAACCGCGACGACACCAACTCCGTCAAGACCGTCCAGTACGGCGACCGCGAACGCACCCGCGTCAGCAGCCAGTGCTGGAAGCGCGCCGTACGCCGCTACTTCCAGAACACCATCGGACAGCAGGCGCTGCGCACCCGCCGCATCGGCGAAGCCGTCGAGAAGACGCTACGCGAACAGCGGGAATGGCCGGCCGACCTCGCCCGCCGCGCCGGCCAGCACATCGCAGCCGGCTCCAGCATCAAGGCCGACCCGCCGTCCAACGACGACCCGGCCTGGAGCACCAACGCCATGGTCTACGTCCCCGCCACCGCCGTCGGTGAACTCGCCGACATCGCCGCAGCCCACCGCGAACAGCTCGAAGCGGCCAAGGACATGAAGAAGGGCGGCAAGAGCGTCCTGCCGACCGACGACATCGACCAGATCCTCCGCTCCCGCAACGGCGTCATCAACCTCTTCGGCCGCATGCTCGCCGAAATCGACGACGCCAGCGTCGACGGCGCCGTCCAGGTCGCCCACGCTCTGACCACCCACGGCACCGACGTCGAAATCGACTACTTCGCCGCCGTCGACGACATCACCGACACCTGGAGCGACACCACCGGCAGCGCCCACATGGGCAGCACCGAATACAGCGCCGGCGTCTTCTACCGCTACGCCACCATCGACCTGAACGACCTGCTGCGCAACATCGGCGGCGACCTGGCGGCAGCCAGGGAACTGGCCGCCGCGTTCATCGAGGCGTTCGTGCTGTCACTGCCCGAGGCCAAGAAGACCGCGACCGCCCCCCACACCATCCCCGATCTCGTCCACCTCACCGTGCGCAGCGACCGGCCCGTCTCCTACGCCGCCGCGTTCGAGCAGCCCGTGACCGCCGACCGCACCGGCGGGTTCGCCGCCCCCTCCCGCGTAGCCCTGGACACCTACGCGACCGCCGCAGGCCGCCTGCTGGGCGGCCGCGGACTGCTCAACGCAGGCTGGGCCAGCCTGGAGACCAAGGACCTGGGCGGCCTCGGCAACCGTGCCGACTCCTACCCCGACCTGATCGACACCGCCGTCACCGCCGCACTCGGGGAGGGCGACCAGGCGTGACTCCTGCCCACGACCCAAGACACGCGCCCGCCGGGATCCTGCTGCACCTGGCCGGGCCGCTGCAGTCCTGGGGCACCCACAGCGCGTTCAACGAACGCGACACCGCCCGCTTCCCCACCCGCTCCGGCATCATCGGCCTGCTCGCAGCATGCCTGGGCCGCCGACGCGGCCAGCCCGTCGACGACCTGGCCCGCCTGTCGTTGACCACCCGCACCGACCGGCCCGGCGTGCTCCTACGAGACCTGCACACCGTCGGCGGCGGCCTGCTCGCCAAAGGCACCGTCACCACCGCCGAAGGCAAGAAACGCCCCCCAGCCCAGGGCACGTTGCTGTCCCACCGCACCTACCTCGCCGACGCCGCCTTCACCGCCGCCCTCACCGGCAACGACACCGCCCTGCTCCATGAATGCGCAGAGGCCGTTCAACAGCCGGTCTGGCCGCCCTACCTCGGCCGCAGATCCTGCCCACCCGAAGGACCTCTGCTGATCGGCCTCCTCCAGGACCCGCTCCACCACCTCGTCCGCCTCCCGTTGGCCCGCACCGGTGCACCCCTGCGCCAGCCGGCCCCCGACGGCACCCCGCCCGCCGAGCAGTCCCGAGGCGAGAGCGTGGACTTCCACAGCGATGCCCCACTGCACCACCTCCCGATCCCACCGTCCGGCGGCGACCCGGACCACCTCGACGGCAGCACACCCATCGGCGAGGTCACCGACGACCCGCTGGACCTGTCCCCGCGCCGCCGCACCTACCGGGCCCGCCCGGTCTACCGCCGCACCGTCCACCTGCCCGACACCCCCCGCG
This genomic interval from Streptomyces dengpaensis contains the following:
- the cas5e gene encoding type I-E CRISPR-associated protein Cas5/CasD, which codes for MTPAHDPRHAPAGILLHLAGPLQSWGTHSAFNERDTARFPTRSGIIGLLAACLGRRRGQPVDDLARLSLTTRTDRPGVLLRDLHTVGGGLLAKGTVTTAEGKKRPPAQGTLLSHRTYLADAAFTAALTGNDTALLHECAEAVQQPVWPPYLGRRSCPPEGPLLIGLLQDPLHHLVRLPLARTGAPLRQPAPDGTPPAEQSRGESVDFHSDAPLHHLPIPPSGGDPDHLDGSTPIGEVTDDPLDLSPRRRTYRARPVYRRTVHLPDTPRGGLGADYLTALHTYLNSTASELQGGAA
- the casB gene encoding type I-E CRISPR-associated protein Cse2/CasB encodes the protein MTDTHTSAAPAPTADAGSPSPWLTQARGFVARIEAVCAADPGARAALRSGLGKPLDEVPRMHRIVAPLLPLSVRDDDTQRAFYTLASLIAAQKSEVLRADRAAPVAAATNTSGDDLPAPVPSPYGPSLGLTFAAAVSADGRNGLRENTAETRLNLLTRQSTPGLHRHLPAAVRQLCDKKTPPDWAQLLVHLRAWPRDRKKIGRRWLQDFYRARHKAALDAAREAADTLPDHPTDDQP
- the cas7e gene encoding type I-E CRISPR-associated protein Cas7/Cse4/CasC, producing MTQQPAAGIPGRFICIHVLQSVPYSNLNRDDTNSVKTVQYGDRERTRVSSQCWKRAVRRYFQNTIGQQALRTRRIGEAVEKTLREQREWPADLARRAGQHIAAGSSIKADPPSNDDPAWSTNAMVYVPATAVGELADIAAAHREQLEAAKDMKKGGKSVLPTDDIDQILRSRNGVINLFGRMLAEIDDASVDGAVQVAHALTTHGTDVEIDYFAAVDDITDTWSDTTGSAHMGSTEYSAGVFYRYATIDLNDLLRNIGGDLAAARELAAAFIEAFVLSLPEAKKTATAPHTIPDLVHLTVRSDRPVSYAAAFEQPVTADRTGGFAAPSRVALDTYATAAGRLLGGRGLLNAGWASLETKDLGGLGNRADSYPDLIDTAVTAALGEGDQA
- the casA gene encoding type I-E CRISPR-associated protein Cse1/CasA; the encoded protein is MPVADLYDLWDRPAVPVRWAEHAPPDDRPETVGFRDLLTRAHEIAGIAVPLPPALSALYRVLYALTARVTGLDAPDGWHERRYEVLDQGQFTPECVDVYADRYRDRLRLYDPQRPFLQDPRLAEQCDKPAGVNKLVTTRPSGSNHSWFQHAVDSRPDHLSSADALQHLLVWRYYGPSGRCSARTVGGKKEANSTAGPLRSALSYHPVGRTLFETLLAGVVEPDPYARPEVDLCPWERDDLPDPRTLNNVVTGQLSGLTARSQHALLLVPDDTGLEVRDAYITWAFRDRLPRDDDFLIWQISQAGNPYARYADSGRALWRDLDALLLKESPGKEVRRPRVFDSAVDLGLEDLRVQALGIEQEGQAKDTQLVSASTPPVLSLAEERDPEAARMIAGLRISGEAAGSRLNRATKQAWAVFSNARKAEDCAWSRDAAARYWPAAEAEFWQRLGERRFDGAARSFRQIAEGVYHQVTQTAAGTLRGAKARESARIELYGGRPKKPAAQAARTPAAAGGTETETP